The following are encoded together in the Zingiber officinale cultivar Zhangliang chromosome 8A, Zo_v1.1, whole genome shotgun sequence genome:
- the LOC122008480 gene encoding probable E3 ubiquitin-protein ligase HIP1 gives MPDQKNFAQPYDDSFEFKPGSSSSSAMNQRVLWNNMLFNPTEVQSMTGRTASPEDINIPCLNMANQDDAQLSIWGSRGSSSSSQHHQQGIREDNKREHGWTPSITITSRRGPTIEENHSYGSPILSLDTANRSLNVAQVDGIPSFPQNNPRFNNLQQNREIAAAQVGSGNDLSESVLSHPPYMLGLFDGESVSVPIDLSISGESSENVGLLREDDDRPENLLDERRISCKRKNSEGFLGQSSVSANASSSQQGDSSFLYSHIYNPVTTSISSSAEYPSIAPPPEEYPATLARGVASDCYASPSTAGHAETSRRNHRVRINPALAHPNSWLVNTTRQSDSWLYNQPPSFSISPNQSLEPTQVLPPTSSQNQPLIPVVPGLPQIVYHFPWSGPSNSRIGTSSGSFSAEDRSFAAREANQSSNMLARSNLELVPATSVRNMSQHRTNRNLDGRIVNMAMNSQAGTSSGLHPTLGSSWVPRQNPTQFSQPLAEATYRPLFQPGSSESGGQGINFPPQHSGHSLSSQEVAQIRASLRGPPPTSHARSPNLLRRRNHGLFSAPISLRNLTAAGEERSRMLSEIRHALESLRRGDGLRLEDVVILDQTLILAGSDLHDRHRDMRLDVDNMSYEELLALEERIGDVCTGLNEEKVIKCLKQQKHSSTMEHDEPCCICQEEYVEGDELGILDCGHNFHTACIKQWLMHKNLCPICKNSALHT, from the exons ATGCCAGATCAAAAGAACTTTGCTCAACCCTATGACGATTCATTTGAATTTAAACCTGGTTCCAGTTCAAGCAGCGCGATGAATCAGCGAGTTTTGTGGAATAACATGCTTTTCAATCCAACAGAGGTTCAGAGTATGACAGGTCGGACAGCATCACCTGAAGATATAAATATTCCATGCCTAAACATGGCTAATCAAGATGATGCTCAATTGAGTATTTGGGGCTCAAGAGGCTCTAGTTCTTCTAGTCAACACCATCAACAAGGTATCCGTGAAGATAATAAAAGGGAGCATGGCTGGACACCATCTATAACAATTACTTCTCGAAGGGGGCCTACGATAGAAGAAAATCATTCTTATGGCTCTCCTATTCTTTCATTGGATACTGCCAATAGAAGTCTTAATGTTGCTCAGGTTGATGGTATCCCATCCTTTCCACAAAATAATCCTCGGTTCAACAATTTGCAGCAGAACAGAGAGATTGCTGCTGCTCAAGTTGGTTCAGGCAACGATCTCTCAGAGTCAGTACTATCCCATCCTCCTTATATGTTGGGTTTGTTTGATGGTGAAAGTGTTTCTGTGCCAATTGATTTATCCATTTCTGGTGAAAGTTCTGAGAATGTTGGTCTTTTGAGGGAAGATGATGACAGACCAGAAAATTTATTGGATGAACGACGCATTTCCTGCAAGAGAAAGAACAGTGAAGGTTTCCTTGGACAGTCTTCAGTAAGTGCAAATGCAAGCTCTTCTCAGCAAGGGGACAGTAGTTTTCTGTATTCTCATATATATAATCCTGTGACTACAAGCATTTCTAGCTCTGCAGAGTATCCTTCTATTGCACCTCCTCCTGAAGAGTATCCTGCTACTTTGGCAAGAGGAGTCGCCTCTGATTGCTATGCCTCACCAAGTACAGCAGGGCATGCAGAGACCTCACGGAGGAATCACCGTGTGAGAATTAACCCTGCTTTGGCACATCCCAATTCATGGTTAGTAAATACTACTAGGCAATCAGATTCCTGGCTATATAATCAACCACCTTCTTTTAGTATCTCACCAAATCAGTCTCTTGAGCCGACACAAGTACTACCTCCTACAAGTTCTCAAAACCAACCTCTTATACCAGTTGTTCCTGGTCTACCCCAAATTGTATATCATTTTCCATGGAGTGGACCTTCAAATTCAAGAATTGGTACATCATCAGGCTCATTTAGTGCGGAGGACAGAAGTTTTGCTGCAAGAGAGGCGAACCAGTCTAGTAATATGTTGGCTCGCAGCAATTTGGAACTTGTTCCTGCAACAAGTGTAAGGAACATGTCACAACATCGCACAAACAGGAACTTAGATGGTAGAATTGTAAACATGGCTATGAATTCACAGGCTGGTACAAGCTCAGGGTTGCATCCAACATTAGGATCTTCTTGGGTACCTCGTCAAAATCCTACACAATTTTCTCAACCCTTAGCAGAAGCTACTTATCGACCTTTGTTTCAACCTGGAAGCTCTGAATCTGGAGGCCAGGGCATTAACTTCCCTCCACAACATTCTGGTCATTCTTTGAGCTCACAGGAGGTAGCTCAGATTAGAGCAAGTTTGCGTGGCCCACCACCAACATCACATGCTAGGTCACCAAATTTGTTGAGAAGGCGCAATCATGGCCTTTTTAGTGCTCCCATATCTCTGAGAAATTTAACGGCTGCAGGGGAGGAGAGAAGTAGGATGTTGTCAGAG ATCCGTCATGCATTGGAATCCTTGCGCCGAGGGGATGGTCTTCGACTTGAG GATGTCGTTATCCTTGATCAGACTCTAATTTTGGCGGGCAGTGATTTGCATGATAGGCACAGAGACATGCGTCTTGATGTTGATAATATGTCGTATGAG GAACTCTTGGCATTGGAAGAGAGGATAGGCGATGTCTGCACCGGATTGAACGAGGAAAAAGTTATCAAGTGTCTGAAGCAGCAAAAGCATTCATCAACTATGGAACATGATGAACCATGTTGCATCTGCCAG GAAGAATATGTTGAAGGCGATGAACTCGGGATCTTGGATTGCGGGCACAACTTCCACACAGCCTGCATTAAGCAGTGGCTAATGCACAAGAATCTCTGCCCCATTTGCAAAAATAGTGCTCTTCACACATGA
- the LOC122011706 gene encoding dirigent protein 2-like, which produces MAPPLHLLLLLLLLLSAPRPSTAQLPTATHLHFFLHEIFAVGDPGATSVSAAGGNDPSAFGFVGVYDDVLREGPEVDSAPIGRAQGFNAEASSLAGHVAFLTIFSLVFTSGELNGSSLAIAGRSVVEGAATSERSIVGGTGIFQSATGYVVSRPLTAPATRLLLEFDAYILHH; this is translated from the coding sequence ATGGCTCCTcctctccacctcctcctcctcctcctcctcctcctctcagcGCCTCGGCCGTCGACGGCCCAATTACCCACCGCCACTCacctccacttcttcctccacgaGATCTTCGCCGTCGGGGACCCGGGCGCCACCTCCGTCTCGGCCGCCGGGGGCAACGATCCCTCAGCCTTCGGCTTCGTGGGCGTCTACGACGACGTGCTCCGCGAGGGCCCCGAGGTGGACTCCGCGCCCATCGGCCGCGCGCAGGGCTTCAACGCCGAAGCCTCCTCCCTCGCCGGCCACGTGGCGTTCCTCACGATCTTCAGCCTCGTGTTCACCAGCGGGGAGCTCAACGGCAGCTCGCTCGCTATCGCGGGACGGTCTGTGGTCGAAGGCGCTGCGACGTCGGAGCGGAGCATCGTTGGGGGCACCGGAATATTCCAGTCGGCGACGGGGTACGTGGTGAGCAGGCCGCTGACGGCGCCGGCGACGAGACTTCTGCTGGAATTCGATGCGTATATTTTACACCACTAA